From a single Nicotiana tabacum cultivar K326 chromosome 8, ASM71507v2, whole genome shotgun sequence genomic region:
- the LOC107813816 gene encoding uncharacterized protein At1g51745 has protein sequence MGECGAGSIVWVRRRNGSWWPGKILGPDELSASHLISPRSGTPVKLLGREDASVDWYNLEKSKRVKAFRCGEFDELIQRAESSLGMPPKKREKYARREDAILHALELEKQQLDKRYGGLGCSSTDRSNTSIDVFIGRESRTSSKYLENGNGRRLRSKSRQLSHKSGFFIEEKRICNFSSEEEPKDQNQLSGDDDNYSVPPRMRGLRDLGLSTAPSDHSDPPSIASDGAGQPVLGRNAGAVPDGNYNTERLVNIERKSLLDKRKFSDEGLAEEILVKKRDRHFPLAQVLESSEKLSVSVPTPDSGSVCFSEMGEEQPGVAKKSRCNLADETRVSLTVEESNPAQMEFSTLKRKDNCSHPAELCQQNASVSTEYTETDSSETDSAESDTDDELATLSDGAASIELEPKYIGRSEAQPEHGSMSSEELDELALTDGTSHTVSAGFEVSKWQIKGKRNNRSLNRRPLDTFDGNLARRPSQTTNFKGKRGYGCSQDDPVTNSWVQNAGYGSRTPHSATRNMFNWADWAWDDQPASRGYWEESSEYFDPVSNYHHSGDRTMLVDVDLKVQSSYQRERVPIISLMSKINGHAIVGYPIKIEALSNGSSEGLLGVIDYNFPETSDYDTALQPLWRTARRTASGRVARPHASSALDNPEGSFDRDKNVRKASVGGVVQKGSMTRKIVSQPAIERTFSRKSGKRISLSSNQKIRTLSSIALQQKHSDLKGSSNNYQVHGAIKRETLPTVVACIPVKLVFSRLNEELVGRHQ, from the exons ATGGGGGAATGTGGAGCTGGGAGTATTGTTTGGGTCCGAAGACGAAATGGGTCGTGGTGGCCCGGCAAAATACTTGGGCCCGATGAGCTTTCAGCTTCTCATTTGATTTCCCCACGATCTGGAACTCCAGTTAAGCTTCTCGGCAGGGAAGATGCCAGTGT GGATTGGTACAACTTGGAGAAGTCAAAGCGCGTGAAAGCATTCCGTTGTGGTGAATTTGATGAACTTATTCAACGGGCTGAATCTTCCCTAGGTATGCCTCCGAAGAAAAGAGAGAAGTATGCACGACGAGAAGATGCAATACTTCATGCTCTTGAACTTGAGAAGCAGCAGTTAGATAAAAGGTATGGGGGCTTAGGTTGTTCGTCCACTGATAGAAGCAATACATCTATTGATGTTTTTATTGGAAGAGAGTCACGGACATCATCAAAATATTTGGAAAATGGAAATGGAAGACGTTTAAGATCTAAGTCTCGTCAACTTTCTCATAAATCTGGTTTCTTCATTGAGGAAAAGAGAATATGCAACTTTTCATCTGAAGAGGAACCTAAAGATCAAAATCAGTTGAGTGGAGACGATGATAACTACAGTGTACCTCCGAGGATGAGAGGCTTACGGGATTTGGGCCTCAGCACTGCTCCTTCAGACCATAGTGATCCTCCATCAATTGCTTCAGATGGTGCTGGCCAACCTGTGCTTGGTAGGAATGCTGGTGCTGTTCCTGATGGGAATTATAACACAGAACGCCTAGTTAATATTGAGAGAAAAAGTTTGTTAGACAAAAGGAAATTTTCGGATGAAGGCTTGGCCGAAGAAATTCTTGTCAAGAAGCGTGATAGACACTTCCCTCTTGCTCAAGTTCTGGAGAGTTCTGAAAAATTATCAGTTTCTGTCCCCACGCCTGACTCAGGTTCTGTTTGCTTCTCTGAGATGGGAGAGGAGCAGCCAGGAGTTGCAAAGAAAAGCAGGTGTAATTTGGCAGATGAAACTAGAGTTTCTTTGACTGTTGAAGAAAGTAATCCTGCTCAGATGGAATTTTCAACATTGAAGCGCAAAGATAATTGTTCTCATCCTGCTGAGTTGTGTCAACAGAATGCTTCTGTGTCTACAGAGTATACTGAAACTGATTCTTCCGAGACAGATTCTGCAGAATCAGATACTGACGATGAGTTGGCCACACTCTCAG ATGGTGCGGCATCTATTGAACTAGAACCAAAATATATAGGAAGATCTGAAGCACAACCTGAACATGGAAGCATGAGCAGTGAGGAACTGGATGAATTGGCACTTACTGATGGCACTTCTCATACTGTCTCTGCTGGCTTTGAGGTATCTAAATGgcaaataaaagggaaaaggaaTAATCGAAGTCTTAACAGGAGGCCTCTGGATACTTTTGATGGAAACCTTGCGCGAAGACCCAGTCAGACGACTAATTTCAAGGGAAAGAGAGGTTATGGTTGTTCTCAAGATGATCCAGTTACTAATTCTTGGGTGCAAAATGCTGGATATGGATCTAGAACTCCACATAGTGCTACCAGAAACATGTTCAATTGGGCGGATTGGGCTTGGGATGATCAACCTGCAAGCAGAGGTTACTGGGAGGAGTCCAGTGAGTATTTTGATCCTGTTAGTAACTACCATCACTCTGGTGACAGGACCATGCTGGTCGATGTGGACTTAAAAGTCCAATCAAGCTATCAGAGAGAGCGCGTGCCTATCATTTCATTGATGAGTAAGATAAATGGGCATGCAATAGTTGGATATCCTATCAAAATTGAAGCGCTTTCAAATGGTTCTTCTGAAGGCCTCCTTGGGGTAATTGATTATAATTTTCCAGAAACATCTGATTATGATACAGCACTCCAACCTCTGTGGAGGACTGCTCGCAGGACTGCCAGTGGTCGTGTTGCACGGCCCCATGCATCATCAGCATTGGATAATCCCGAAGGAAGTTTTGACCGTGACAAAAATGTCCGAAAAGCTAGCGTTGGAGGTGTTGTTCAAAAGGGAAGCATGACAAGAAAGATCGTCTCCCAGCCTGCCATAGAGAGAACATTTTCAAGAAAGTCTGGGAAAAGGATTAGTTTATCTTCTAATCAAAAGATAAGAACACTTTCTTCAATAGCCTTGCAGCAGAAACATAGTGATCTGAAGGGTAGTTCCAACAACTATCAAGTGCATGGAGCAATCAAACGAGAGACACTGCCAACAGTCGTAGCTTGTATTCCAGTTAAGTTAGTGTTCAGTCGGTTAAATGAGGAGTTGGTGGGTCGTCATCAGTAA